The genomic segment GCGGCCGCGAGAGCGGTAGCGCGCGCGACGGGGCGGAAGCGGGTGCAGGTAGCGCGGGGCCCCGAGGAGGTACCCGCACGGGGCCCCGAGGCGGCACGCGGCCCGGTACGACCACGGGCGCCGCCGGCGCCGCGTGCTCCTGAGCCAGCGCCTCCGCCACGAGGACCTTCAAGAGCGCGGTGATGGCGATGAGGTGGAAGAATAGGTCGAAGTACGACATGCTCAGGAACGCGCCCACGATCAGAAAGCCGAGAAGGCTGACCTCGATCATCTGCGCCATGTCGTGGTGCAGCTTGAGGGCGGGCCTCCGGCGGGTCTGGGACATGATGCGGCGAAGGGCGACGAGGCTGCTGACGATCACGCCCATGTAGAGAGCGAAGCCGAGGAATCCGTGCTCGGCCATGACCTGGAAGTAGATGCTGTGGGCGTCCTGCACGGTATTCCACTTCTCGTCCGGGGAGTAGGTGAGGTACACCGCCGGTGAGAACGGACGAAACCCTGCCCCGAAGATCGGATAGTCCTTGGCAAGGCGGTACGACACGAGCCAGGAGTTCAGCCGCATGTTGGCCGATTTGTCCCGCTCGTACGTCTGCACGGTGCCCATGCGGAGGAGCCACTGGTCCGGGAACACGGACTCGGCGATCGCCTGGCCGAACAGCGCGGCGACGATCGCAAGGGGTATGATGAGCAGCCGCATCTTGCTCTTGAGGAACATGAGGGGCATGATCACCGCCAGCCCGAGCACGGCGCCCCGGGAATACGTGAAGAGCACGGCGACAACGCTGAAGCCCATCACCACCCGTAGCCCCGTGCGTGCCCAGTAGCGGGGCTCATGGCGGCTCAGGAGCAGCAGGAGCGGGATCACCATGACGAGGGCCATGCCGATCTCGGTGTTGCCCGCGATGAAGCTCTCGGGCGGCCCGAGCACCTTGTTGGCCCCGCCCGTCCCGATGGCCCAGATGCCGCCCTTGAGACCGAAGAAGCCGATCGACAATGCGATCACGTAGAGGAGTATTCGGACGCGCTCCACGTCGCGGAAGAGCGTCATAGTCACAAACGTGATGAGCAAGATCTTGGAGACTTTATCGAGTTGATCCCAGGCGTCCGTCGGCTGGAGCGCGCCGAATGTCGAGAGCACGAAGATCGCCCACAGGGTGACGAGGAGGTAGACCGAAAGGGTACGGGGTAGGGGCCGGCGCTCCTTGCCCGCGAGCAGCACCAGCCCAGACAGGGTGGCGAGCGCGACCATCAAGGCCCAGGGCTGACTGTACGCAAAGTCCCAGGTGAGGCGATGGGGATTCATGTAGCCGATCCATGACCACACGAGCACGCCAATCCAGGGACGAAGGAAGCAAAATGGCAGCGAGCCCAAAATCGCCGCCGCA from the Candidatus Methylomirabilota bacterium genome contains:
- a CDS encoding putative O-glycosylation ligase, exosortase A system-associated, which encodes MSYRDVIVAAAILGSLPFCFLRPWIGVLVWSWIGYMNPHRLTWDFAYSQPWALMVALATLSGLVLLAGKERRPLPRTLSVYLLVTLWAIFVLSTFGALQPTDAWDQLDKVSKILLITFVTMTLFRDVERVRILLYVIALSIGFFGLKGGIWAIGTGGANKVLGPPESFIAGNTEIGMALVMVIPLLLLLSRHEPRYWARTGLRVVMGFSVVAVLFTYSRGAVLGLAVIMPLMFLKSKMRLLIIPLAIVAALFGQAIAESVFPDQWLLRMGTVQTYERDKSANMRLNSWLVSYRLAKDYPIFGAGFRPFSPAVYLTYSPDEKWNTVQDAHSIYFQVMAEHGFLGFALYMGVIVSSLVALRRIMSQTRRRPALKLHHDMAQMIEVSLLGFLIVGAFLSMSYFDLFFHLIAITALLKVLVAEALAQEHAAPAAPVVVPGRVPPRGPVRVPPRGPALPAPASAPSRALPLSRPRPAPPRA